The segment GCGTTGCCGGGGATCGCGCCGCCCCAGAACCCGACGTCCACATGGCACTGGCCGGCGGCGGCCTTCTGCTTGATCGCCAGCGCGTCGGTGTTCACCGTGGGCGGCAGGCTGTTCAGCGGCATGTCGACGATCGCGGTGACCCCGCCGGCCGCCGCCGCCCGGGTCGCGGTGGCGAAACCCTCCCACTCGGTGCGCCCCGGCTCGTTGACGTGCACGTGCGTGTCCACCAGGCCGGGCAGCAGCGCGGTGTCGCCGAGATCCACCACTTCGGCAGCCTCGATCCGGGCGTCGTAGCCGTGGACCGCGACGATCCGTCCGCCCTCGACAGCGACCGCGGCCGCCCGCTCACCCTCCGGCGTGATCGCACGCCGGGACCGCACCACCAGATCAACCATGGGCCGCCGCCGACCGCCCACCCACGGGCGTCACCGCACCGCGGGCCCGCCCCACCAGATCAACCATGGGCCGACCCTATCCGTGGTTTGTTTCACCGGATGCTCATCCGCCCGGTCGGGGATATCGCTACCGCGAGTAACGGAGTAGCCTCCCGCTCCATGGTGCGACGGTGGAGGCTGGCGGCGTTGACGGCCGCCTGCGGTGTGCTCATCGCCTCGGTCAAGGTCGGCGACGGTTCACCCGGTGCGGCGGCTTTCGTGCTGCTCATCTTCCTGGGCCTGGCCGTGGCAGTGTCACCGCAGGTCTTTCCACGTTCCACGAGCGCCGCCGAGGCCCGCGCGGACGGCCGCCCGGTGATCTACTGGCGGCCCGGCTGCCCCTTCTGCATCCGCATGCGGGCGCGCCTCGGCCCGGACGCCGCCCGCCTGCACTGGGTCGACATCTGGCACGACCCGGAGGGCGCCGCCGCAGTCCGAGAAATCACCGGCGGTGACGAGACGGTGCCTACTGTGGTGCTGGGCGGGCAGGCCTACGTCAACCCGGACCCGAGCTGGGTCCGCGACCAGATCGCGCCCGCCCAGACCTGAGCCCTTCCTCACCGCAGCCGCAGCGCCTGCCGCCGCTGCGGCTGCCGCCCTTTCTGCCCACCCTTTTCTGCCGACCGCCGCGCGCTGCCGACCGCCGCACGCTGCCGACCGCCGCACGCTGCCGACCGCCGCACGCTGCCGACCGCCGCGGCGGGCTGCCGCGGCTCTATTCGCTGGCGCGGGCTGTGTGGTGGTGCCGGTGGGTCCAGCCGACGAAGCGGTCGAAGAGTTCCGCCGGCGTGCGCCGGGGCAGATCGAGCATGGCCAGATCGAGGTTGCCCCACATGTACATGGCCAGCGAAACCCGGTCGGCGTCGTTGCCGGTCAGGCTGGCCTGCGCCGGAGCGCACGGCCAGGCGGCGCCACAGGCCCGGCAGTGCCAGGACGGCCGCTGCCAGCTGTGTTCGAGCGCCGCGGCGCCCCGCTTCCACGGCGTGAACGAGATGTACCGCACTACGTTGCCTCCATGACCGGTCGCGCGCCCGCCAGGTAGTACCCGCGGGGGACGCCTAAGGTTCGATCGGATCAAAGCCGGATTCGGCGGCCGGCCCGATTTCCTGCGCCGCACCGTCGCGGATGACATAGGCGTAGTTGTGCCGGGTCGCCGCCGCGAACCGGTCCCACACGTCAGTCCCCCATTCCTGCGGCGGCAACTCGTCGAACGTGTAGTAGTCCGGCCGGGTCACCAACCGGACCACGTGGACGGCATTGTCACGGACCTCGATCCGCCAGACGTCGTCCTCCTCGTCACCCTCGGCGTCGATCACCCCGTTCACCACGTGGTCGAAGGTGAAATGCCGGAACGCCTCCGGGTACACCCGGCCGGGCACCGGTTCGGCGAGCTCAGCCGCGACCGTGGCGCCCGGTTTCAGGAAGGTGTCGATCACATACGCCATCCACAGCTCGGCGTAGTAGAACTTCTCCTCCTCGTCCCAGGCCAGAGTCTTCCCGGCCGGGTCCGGCACCCACTGGCACCAGTAGCCGGGCAGACCGGGCTGCGGCTCGCTGTCGTTAACCACGTCGGACTCGTCGGCGCCGTCGACCACGTAGAGCCCGGTCGCCCGGTGCGAATGCCGGACCCGGGAGAACCGGTCAAGATACTCGATTTCGTACGCGTTGAGCGGCGGATCAACGCTCACCTGTCCGGTGAAGAAGGTGTTGTAGCCCACCGCGGCATGGTGCCGCATCGATGCGCTCTCCGCTGCCCCGTGTCGTGCTTCAGGCCAATGCGGTGAGCTGCTCGCGGGTGAACCCGGCGTCGGTCAGGGCGCCGCAGTCGAGACCGCGGAGCAGGTAGCCGGCGAGCGCGCGGGCGGTGGCCGGCTCGTCGGCGATGCCGCTGTCCTGCCGGTCCAGGTAGCGGTGCAGTCGCTCGACGGCGGCGTCCCGGCCGTCGCGGAAGAATTCGTAGGTGGCGGCGTACCGGCTGGGCAGCTGTGCGGGGTGCAGATCCCAGCCCTGGTAGAAGCCGCGTTCCAGGGAGCGGCGGACCAGCCGGTGGTGCAGCTCCCAGGCGGCACGGACCTGTTCCGAGGAGCCCACCGGGAGGATGTTCGTGGAGCCGTCGGAGAGGCGCACACCCGTCTGTGCGGCAGCGGCCTGCATCACGGCCTTGGCGTAGTCGGCCACCGGATGCTCCATCGACTGGTAGGCCGCGGCCACCCCGGCGGCCGCGCTGTAGTCGTAGGTGCCGTAGTGCAACCCCGTGCACCGGCCATCGACTGCCGTGATGAGCCGGGCAACGGTGGCGGTCCCGTCGGCGGCCAGCACCGCGGACGGCAGCTCGATCTGGATCTCGAAGGTCAGGGTTCCGGCGCTCAACCCGTACGCATGCTCGAGTTTCTCGCAGAGGGTGACCATCGTGGCGACCTGATCGGTACCGCTGACCTTGGGCAGAGTGATGGTGAAGAGGTCCTGGTAGGTCTCGAGGAAGAGATCCAGGGTGCGCAGCGAGCGGCGGCGGGTGGCGGCTTCGAGGGATTTGATCCGGATGCCGAGGAACGGCGGTTTCGGGCCGGCGGCCAGGATCGCGGCCGCCTTCTCGACCGCCGCGTCCTCCTGGTCGTCGTCGCGCACGCCGTAGCCGTCCTCGAAGTCGACCCGCAGGTCCTCGATCGGCTCACGCTCCAGCTTGGCCCGCACCGACGGGTCCGGCCAGGGGAAATCGTGCTCGTCCATCGCCTGCAGGGCGGTCGCGCCCCAGTCCCGAAAGCCGTCGAGCCG is part of the Actinoplanes sp. NBC_00393 genome and harbors:
- a CDS encoding glutaredoxin domain-containing protein, with protein sequence MVRRWRLAALTAACGVLIASVKVGDGSPGAAAFVLLIFLGLAVAVSPQVFPRSTSAAEARADGRPVIYWRPGCPFCIRMRARLGPDAARLHWVDIWHDPEGAAAVREITGGDETVPTVVLGGQAYVNPDPSWVRDQIAPAQT
- a CDS encoding DUF6986 family protein, with protein sequence MRLSDHDYTEIDGRLAAHDAFLRARYPGERAGRQPVHTVYVPADRLDGFRDWGATALQAMDEHDFPWPDPSVRAKLEREPIEDLRVDFEDGYGVRDDDQEDAAVEKAAAILAAGPKPPFLGIRIKSLEAATRRRSLRTLDLFLETYQDLFTITLPKVSGTDQVATMVTLCEKLEHAYGLSAGTLTFEIQIELPSAVLAADGTATVARLITAVDGRCTGLHYGTYDYSAAAGVAAAYQSMEHPVADYAKAVMQAAAAQTGVRLSDGSTNILPVGSSEQVRAAWELHHRLVRRSLERGFYQGWDLHPAQLPSRYAATYEFFRDGRDAAVERLHRYLDRQDSGIADEPATARALAGYLLRGLDCGALTDAGFTREQLTALA